The DNA segment TTCTGTAAATTCAGGAGGTGAATTGTCTTTGTATTATAAACAGGAGTgttcatataatttttcaatcattcataaatatataataaacaagtTTAGACTAAAATTGTCACCTTGATTTGCTCCAATTTAATTCCATGGCCAATCATGCAACAAAGGTATACAAAGAATATTTAGGATAACCTTTCCTGTATATTGACAAGATATCCTCTTCCTAAAATACATGAACcgtttttcaaaacattaaatattttagtaaaacaataatagaaaagcagaagttatataaatatatctttttttaatattcaatacataagttttattttataaagctGATATTAAGAGATGCATCAACTACATTGCATTTCTTATTTTGACAGTTGTGCAACAAGAAAAAAGTGaaactttttattgatttattgtcCAATTTGTTGCTTGTTTTAATatatccagtggcaaatatttctggcATCTTCAGACAGAGTCtttcatttgaaattatcaCAAGTTCttgttcaattttaaagtccagTAATTTCTTTACTAGTTTTCCACATTTTAAGTTGAGTTTCTTTGCATGATGAAACTTCAGGCCATGGTTCCTGTACACAGTCACCAAAATAGCCACCTGATTTCCCTTCTAGATCCTCAGAAATCGCACAGTGAACAACTGTTTGGCATCCCTGGCTGGCTGTTTTAATTAAGAGCAATCTAAGGGGATAAAGAAATGTCCAAAGCCACTTTGACATCGAATATCTAGCTAGTTCAGTATCTACCATACCAGGATGCACTGTAAACACATCCACTTTGGAGCCTGCCAAACGATCATGCAACTCCCTAGCAAAATATACATTTGCTAATTTGCTATTGGCATATCCTTTTGTCTGCTTCCCTTTTACGTTTTCAAAGTCAATTTCTCCTCTTTTATGTAAAGCTGACGATACAAAAACTATTCTACTTGGAGAACTTTCCTTCAACTTTGGAAGCAACatatttgtcaataaaaatactgaaaagtGGTTTACAGCCATATGCATTTCTATTCCATCCTCGGATAGCTGGTAAGGATGTCCCATCACCCCAGCATTATTTACCAAGACATTTAAAGTATGCTCTTCTTCTAATATACCTTTGCAAAATTCCTTTACCGAAACATGAGATGCAAGATCCAAAGGTCTGAATACCAAACTTCCGTTTTTCGTTCTAGATTGTATGTATTCGATAGCTTTTCTGGCTTTGTTAGGATCTCGACATGCCATGATTACACGTGCATGACGTTTAGCTAACTCTAGTGCGGTTTGAAGTCCTATACCGGTATTTGCACCAGTCACAATACATGTTTTGCCATGCAGTAACATAGTCGAATTACATCTTCTCGTACGAAGAGATCTAAACAGAACAGCAGTGACATACATTCCCACTAAAGTAACTGAAGCTGTGACATACCATGAAGGTGGTTCCATTCTCGAAAGTCAATACACAAAGtcatcaacaaatatattttcatttcatttctatATAGTGTTTTCTATCACTCAAAGAGCTCAGGTAAGGTAGATTAGAAAACCAGTCGGAAAAAGGTGtctaaatgtaaaaacaatttcaGTATACAGACCATCAATTCCGGTTCCACATAATGTGTGCAGTCAGCTTGACAGTGGCGGTAATGCCAATGGTGATCAATAgtagttaatatatatgttcctgcgCTAACTAGTCTGGCATGATTAAAAAGGTGGTAAAATGCAcagcaataataataataataataatattttattcaataaaatatcaagcatatttataattacaatacaCAATACTATACGATACATATAAAGACAATACTGATCAATACTAACACATATATGGTAAAATATATTGGCATTTTATGAGTGCAGTATCctgcatacgatacagtttcgatcctgtatttacaagttcaagaaaatttgcatataggctattttttacctgactaaatcaaatatgtaagaaaaaatataccttcatgtgctactttttgagtaaaatgaggtcgaaattttgtatatttgctcaaaattcagatttgtggccgtaatttctttttcgaaagaaagacataacttttttgttataaaagataaactcAAATtggtttttgttaaataatcagtaatttctgtatttaataagtattctaaaaaaatatgcaattttttattcagtaataacttatatttatcaaatgttcatgaattgaggaaaaaacgtcattttttactgcatgtttatcaaaattcatcttcgctagccaagggttacgatcctaccccgctctcttcacccttggcagattgagccaacatttgtgatatcaatgttgcgccatctatcggaagTTTAAAGTCACGCCCATTCGGAATGAAttattcttgaccaatggtagcacttgaactcttcaatttggaattaaaaacacggtagcgtctagattctaaccaccgtgcaagggctgtatagccagtcaaggtcgttaaaaacttccatttgttgtgtGATTCTAACCACTTGGTAAAGCCGGAAACgaaaatatatgtcaatattcatgcatttgtgcatgaaacatacacagaaacttctataagttgattaaaaacattcaagttgtcactaaatatagtcCTATGTCTTGTGATGTAAAGACTTGTTGCACAATAAACACGTGGCAAtagtttacaaacactttcaaCATTTACTCGTGATCATGTTATAGGcgctttttgattggatgcagcgagtatctactgcaaccaataaaaatccttaccttgtgtctccgaaatattatctcaatccgccaagggtgaagagagcgccCAGGAAACACACGACGTCCTTGCGACGTTATGTATTGGTCGCTGGAAGGTCGTGACTGACGTTACGTAAGTACGACGTTGTTGCAACGTTGTGAGAAAGTTATTTTACGTCACGTCAGATACGACGTAGAACCGACGTCAGGACAAcgttattattgattttaataacGTTTGTATTACGTTGTTGCAATGTCATATTGCGACGCATCTGTCACGTATCTGTGACGTTATAGCAACGTCATCATATTTTTGGTCGATAAAGTATTAAGTTGATTTTTAAGCTATTAAAAAAGAGGAACTATATGTTTTTGCCATCAATAATACATggtgataataaaaaaataaaaaataaataattgcaaTATGTACTGTACATCGATCAAATAAATCACGTTGTTGCAACGTTATTTATTTACatccataaaatttacaatagcaagatttcttttttttattatgcactaatttaattttaatttgacttgTTTCTATTGATAGAACTAATGAACGATATTtgatatgaggcaggcattacctgtgaaagttgattcaaacattaaaaaaaaatatacggaaataccgtaacgtttccgattttggttcgtTGTTAGGGCTTTTAGTTGTGACGCTATTTTAAAAGTGATGACGTCATATTCAAAGTCAACGCCATATTCACCAAGCCACCACATAAGATTGAATGTAAgtacatttatatgtattcTTTATAACTAATGCTTTTTTCTATATACATTTTATGATgttcctgtaaaattttgacgtcataaaacaaaatatctgacgccacaatggaaaagtgattgtcaAAAGTTGTTGAAAGCAGCCggtaaatgtcaaaatacaggATTTGGTGTTTAGAGCATGAACATTACGTCCatctaattgtaataataacaatttataatactaaaaataaagattgtgataATGGTGGTCTAAATGTAAACCATATGATCCATAACATGTTACTGTGATGTATGGTCAGCTCGTACTAGACCATACGCGTTTACTCATACCGTCCGACCgcacgcgtatggtcggaccgtacgagtCTACATCGTATACTTATACGGTCCTGATCGTactctagtccaaataattatgacgtctggcaaggctattttagttttttttctgggacgccttactacgttgtaggaaggcgtcccagaaaaaaaatagaatagcCTTGCCATACGTCATAATTACTTGGACTAGATCGTACTCGtgcggtccaaatactcatatggtctggaacatatatatgtcaaatttgtaaatgtaaaacgtagatttattgatcataattttcaatgatatttttttttttatattttggcaGTGGCTATTAATTTTTGCCGATGAAACAGTAGTTATGATCAAGCCAGCTTAGTATAAATAATGTCTTCCGGCGCTGGCAATActgtgaatttattattttaccgTTTTTTTGTGAAGTTTAAAAAGACATATCAGTCATTGGATTATGTCATAATGtagaaattaataataaaaaataatgtcattttacaaaatcaattatataCTACAGTCATGGTGAAGGGACAAAAGtgtcctatcatttcaactaaaatcggtatttttcaaaaaaatattaccaagtCACTGTATgagcaatttttttaaaatagataccaAAAGATGTAAAGATGTCTGAAGTTCTATTGTTTATTTGGTCATAATTTTCTTGAGTTTCGTTTTCATCATTTGATGAGTTAAACACAAGTGCAAATTTTTACGATTTAGAATAATAGCAAACttttcaagaattttttttctttgtgtcTATCTcgtcagaaaattaaaatgaacacgaataatattataaccaaataaacaataaaacttcagaCATTTCCGCATCTTTTGGTATCTATATTATGAAAATCGCTCATACAGTTACttcgtaatatttttttgaaaaatatcggttttagttgaaatgataggattttttttttttactaatactGGAAACTGACTTTTGTCCAATGACTAgctttaaaatcataaatatgtaatgaaaattccgaatttgtctttgaaataaaaaaaattaaaaggggTTCAtggatatttttctttatttttttttcttctgatttcCAAATTGATGGAACAAAATAGTTCGAATACAGGACAAAAAATGATTCCTCCTATACCTTTATTATAGTGTTagatttgaacaaaataatttgagtGATATCgttgaaaaatgaaagaaaattgtTTGCACGAAAAAATCTGATTCAAGCAAACTCCATGACCCTCCTTGAATTGTTGCTCCCTGACAGTCTAaggtttattttaattatatcaaatatcacgatgcaaattttattaatgtcaACTTTTGTAGAGTCTTACATGAAGAATTGATTGGGGAAACCCTAAAACATGCACCCTAGAAACCAGGCGGAACACgctataagcatgataaggtAAGAATACCCTTATTTCCTCAGTATAGTACAACCTATCTTGGattattttccaaaattattattgtttgtattCTTCTATGttggtcatatttttttaattcagtacgAAATTGTTATTATAGATATGTATTTGTTACTAGCATTGTGAAGATCAAGATACTCTTTTGCGACAATAAAGGGTAACAATAAATTTAACTGAATATATCATTATGTGTACtaataaatttttgtattgtcATTGCAGGAACCAATTGCTAAGAGGTTAATTCCAGCAGATCCGGAAAAACCACTACCAGGAACACAGgagaacatttaaaataaacaaagttaACGATGAccaaatcttcatttttttatatacaggcattgtttacttttcataaattttttttttttataaaattgtcatGGCCTGGGTGGGTATGTAGTTAGCCAGATATTATATCCAGAACGTGAACATGCTAAATGAGAAATGTATATTAcgatgaaataaattaaatactagtataaaaaagaagatttggtatgattgtaaatgagacTCGCCACAAGAGACCAGTCATAGTAATTTACTATagaggtcactgtacggccttcaacaatgggcgAATTACATATCGTTTAGGCAGCAATAAAAGATGGGTTAGAAGAGACAGGGGGAACACCCCCTTAATATAGAGTAACATATATGATAAATGCATATCATTTTTACAAGCACTAACTGAACTGTATACGAATAGACAGCGACTCAGCTATGAATGGCCCTATGATTCATTTCTGTTATATCACAATTACTGAAACAGTAACTCGATTAaagctacaaaaaaaaaagatgatgcaGAATATACAAATTCCTTCAGAGAGTAGCACAAACATCTAGAGATCACTTCATGGTCCCAAACACAGTTGatactatgtatgtatatatatgatcaTTTTAAGGCCAATCATATAGCATatcaggggcggatgcaggaattttcgaaaggggggggggtgctaacccagggcaaagtggggggtgcaaaacatatgtcccgatacaaatgcattgatcggcaaaaataaaggggggggtgcgcacccccggaaccccccccccccccccctctggatccgccactgcataTTAATTTCTTCAACATAATGAGATATTAACGTTGTTGTAATGTCGGGAATAACGTTGTAAAAACGTAATTTTACGTCACCACAACGTTGATGTATGATGTTGTGACAACATCGATATAACGTGATATAAACGTTGTTGTAATGTCAGGAATAACGTTGTAGTAACGTAATTTTACGTCACCACAACGTTGATGTACGACGTCACCTGTGACAACGTCAAGAAAACCATACACTTTTACGTAAATACAACGTAATAACCTGACGTC comes from the Mytilus trossulus isolate FHL-02 chromosome 3, PNRI_Mtr1.1.1.hap1, whole genome shotgun sequence genome and includes:
- the LOC134711539 gene encoding retinol dehydrogenase 11-like, producing the protein MEPPSWYVTASVTLVGMYVTAVLFRSLRTRRCNSTMLLHGKTCIVTGANTGIGLQTALELAKRHARVIMACRDPNKARKAIEYIQSRTKNGSLVFRPLDLASHVSVKEFCKGILEEEHTLNVLVNNAGVMGHPYQLSEDGIEMHMAVNHFSVFLLTNMLLPKLKESSPSRIVFVSSALHKRGEIDFENVKGKQTKGYANSKLANVYFARELHDRLAGSKVDVFTVHPGMVDTELARYSMSKWLWTFLYPLRLLLIKTASQGCQTVVHCAISEDLEGKSGGYFGDCVQEPWPEVSSCKETQLKMWKTSKEITGL